A region of Salvia splendens isolate huo1 chromosome 17, SspV2, whole genome shotgun sequence DNA encodes the following proteins:
- the LOC121775044 gene encoding ras guanine nucleotide exchange factor P-like produces MALLGEDGRGYELARKLESQGIWRSWLGDALYSSFIPFLSSPAAWDSFMLPDDSKSRPQISLELRARALLFDKASVSLFAQPTALSNLNPNYLELHGDDVYFTLENGGQDVDQRHPGVAASSATSSKGRSNASGVGSRFSEPDVDAVSQRLRLEELPETWYNQFFEKYRATKSYTLMFGDRDSEKRTPEQMSTYLSLIENHKRRRLAFVDNISSLRSNPAMVDGSPADDAPLFPETMSIFNCVPDSAVLITRRLENNQKVPFNGVLDNLPQTMTKSPVMSPIMIERLGIRPEYLSMEQGQGWGKNGSQGSRKLLSQEQASRISQKVVVRLLHNVGFESSSDTSLEVIAQLLSSHINKLGRTLKLLADSYRKQCSATELLKMFLQTAGYSNLWTVVELMKDNSKSVAPQTQQQGLSIQGQNLPQQQPSVQQSQQMLRQMNPQMQQMNNPQYLAFQQQQQQWERMRRRQQHQQLQQQQQLQQQQQQSTPRPGMNMNMSIDKDRPLVQVKMEAPSDFPLDRNTFTSMNPRQPQLRQQQLAAISSFHAQANNNAFRPMTSLQIPQIHSPTMSMARAPPVKVEGFQELMGGDSSAKHDSEENKLLSPRK; encoded by the exons ATGGCGTTGTTGGGCGAGGACGGGCGAGGCTACGAGCTGGCGCGCAAGCTGGAGAGCCAGGGTATTTGGCGGTCGTGGCTCGGCGACGCGCTCTACTCCTCCTTCATTCCGTTCCTCTCGTCGCCGGCAGCCTGGGACTCCTTTATGCTTCCCGACGACTCCAAGTCTAGGCCGCAGATCTCGCTCGAGCTCCGAGCCCGCGCTCTTCTCTTCGATAAGGCATCCGTTTCTCTGTTCGCGCAGCCTACCGCTCTCTCCAACCTCAATCCTAATT ATCTGGAGCTGCACGGTGATGATGTGTATTTTACGTTGGAAAATGGTGGGCAAGATGTGGACCAACGACACCCAGGCGTTGCTGCTTCAAGTGCTACATCATCAAAG GGGCGCTCAAACGCATCTGGCGTTGGATCAAGATTTAGTGAACCAGACGTTGATGCTGTATCACAAAGACTTAGGTTGGAAGAACTACCGGAAACATGGTACAATCAGTTTTTTGAGAAATATAGGGCAACCAAATCTTATACATTGATGTTTGGGGATAGGGATTCTGAAAAACGGACACCTGAACAGATGTCTACTTATCTTAGTTTGATTGAGAATCACAAGAGAAGGAGATTAGCCTTTGTGGACAATATATCAAGCTTGCGATCAAACCCGGCAATGGTTGATGGCAGTCCGGCTGACGATGCTCCCTTGTTCCCAGAAACAATGTCCATTTTTAATTGTGTTCCTGATAGTGCAGTCCTTATAACAAGGAGACTTGAGAATAATCAGAAAGTTCCGTTCAATGGGGTTTTAGACAACTTACCTCAGACCATGACGAAGAGCCCAGTGATGAGCCCTATTATGATCGAGAGACTCGGTATCCGACCTGAGTATCTCAGCATGGAACAAGGACAAGGTTGGGGAAAGAATGGTTCTCAAGGGAGCAGGAAGCTTCTTAGTCAAGAACAAGCATCACGGATTTCACAGAAAGTGGTAGTGCGATTGCTACACAATGTGGGGTTTGAATCTTCTTCAGACACCTCCTTAGAAGTTATTGCACAACTTTTGAGTAGTCATATCAATAAATTAGGGCGCACCTTGAAGCTCCTTGCGGATAGTTATAGGAAACAGTGTTCAGCCACTGAATTACTAAAGATGTTCCTTCAAACTGCAGGATATAG TAACCTTTGGACCGTTGTGGAACTTATGAAGGATAACTCGAAGAGTGTTGCTCCACAAACTCAGCAGCAAGGGCTCAGCATCCAGGGACAGAATCTACCGCAGCAGCAGCCTTCCGTTCAGCAGTCTCAGCAG ATGCTAAGGCAAATGAATCCCCAGATGCAGCAGATGAATAATCCTCAATATCTGGCAttccagcagcagcagcaacagtGGGAAAGGATGAGGAGACGGCAACAGCACCAACAgctacaacaacaacaacagctACAACAACAGCAACAACAGTCAACACCTCGTCCTGGCATGAATATGAACATGAGTATTGACAAGGATAGGCCTCTGGTGCAAGTGAAGATGGAGGCTCCATCCGATTTTCCACTGGATAGAAATACCTTCACATCGATGAATCCCAGACAACCCCAGCTGCGGCAGCAACAACTAGCTGCAATATCTTCTTTTCACGCTCAAGCCAACAACAATGCCTTTAGGCCTATGACTTCTCTCCAAATCCCACAAATTCATTCACC GACCATGTCAATGGCAAGGGCTCCACCTGTAAAAGTTGAAGGTTTCCAGGAGCTGATGGGCGGGGATTCTTCCGCGAAGCATGATTCAGAGGAAAATAAGCTACTTTCTCCTCGTAAGTAG
- the LOC121774621 gene encoding AP2-like ethylene-responsive transcription factor AIL6: MAPDNNWLSFSLSLSSMEMLNSSSSSSSSHQPNHSHHYYSFGDNFYTSGWPSHKSAADDIHYMQQQQQPPKLEDFFAAAGDSTETQDSSLTHIYDHHHHGAAYFDGGEQQDLKSIIGFQAFSANSASNVDDSPFAAKTQSPVESATELAPYSHSPATAAAANNGLSLDVCIDNNSNTNKAVVATDSKKIADTFGQRTSIYRGVTRHRWTGRYEAHLWDNSCRREGQARKGRQVYLGGYDKEDKAARSYDLAALKYWGPTATTNFPMSTYAKEVEEMKHMTKQEFIASLRRKSSGFSRGASIYRGVTRHHQQGRWQARIGRVAGNKDLYLGTFATEEEAAEAYDIAAIKFRGINAVTNFEMNRYDVEAIAKSPLPIGGAAKRLKHSLEGVDKALPLGSSSMLQTPCNSSGGSSISFAAIQPSSGIPCGVPVDNSTPYYHHNFFHHLYPNDPVASDTSSSVSSLTTPMNMMPAPGEYFVWPHHTY; the protein is encoded by the exons ATGGCGCCCGACAACAACTggctctctttctctctctctctctcttcaatggaaatgctcaactcctcttcatcttcttcttcttctcatcaGCCTAATCATTCCCACCATTACTATTCCTTCGGAGATAACTTCTACACCTCTG GGTGGCCGAGCCACAAATCCGCCGCCGACGATATTCACTacatgcagcagcagcagcagccgccgAAGCTGGAGGATTTCTTCGCCGCCGCCGGCGACTCGACGGAAACTCAAGATTCCTCCCTGACCCACATCTACGACCACCACCACCACGGCGCCGCCTACTTCGACGGAGGCGAGCAGCAAGATCTGAAGAGCATTATTGGGTTCCAGGCCTTCTCCGCCAACTCGGCCTCCAACGTCGACGACTCGCCCTTCGCCGCGAAGACTCAGTCTCCCGTTGAGTCGGCCACCGAGTTGGCGCCCTACTCTCACTCccccgccaccgccgccgccgctaaTAATGGGTTGTCTCTCGACGTCTGCATTGACAACAACAGCAACACCAATAAAGCTGTCGTGGCCACGGATTCCAAAAAAATCGCCGATACATTTGGTCAGAGAACTTCGATTTACAGAGGTGTCACTAg ACATAGATGGACAGGGAGATATGAAGCGCATCTATGGGATAACAGCTGTAGAAGAGAGGGCCAAGCAAGAAAAGGGCGTCAAG TTTATCTTG GTGGATACGATAAGGAAGACAAGGCCGCACGCTCTTATGATTTGGCTGCTCTTAAGTACTGGGGTCCTACGGCTACTACTAATTTCCCG ATGTCGACTTACGCCAAAGAAGTGGAGGAGATGAAACATATGACTAAACAAGAGTTCATTGCCTCACTAAGAAG GAAAAGCAGTGGCTTCTCAAGAGGAGCATCAATCTACAGAGGTGTTACAAG GCATCATCAACAAGGCCGATGGCAAGCAAGAATTGGCCGTGTTGCAGGGAACAAAGATCTCTACCTCGGTACATTTG CAACTGAAGAGGAGGCAGCAGAGGCGTACGACATAGCAGCGATCAAATTCCGAGGCATAAATGCTGTCACGAATTTCGAGATGAACCGCTATGACGTCGAGGCAATTGCAAAGAGCCCCCTCCCCATCGGTGGGGCTGCGAAGCGGCTGAAGCATTCCCTCGAGGGGGTCGACAAAGCATTGCCTCTGGGCAGCAGCAGCATGCTTCAAACTCCGTGCAACAGCAGCGGTGGCAGCAGCATCAGTTTCGCCGCGATCCAGCCATCCTCGGGCATCCCATGTGGCGTGCCCGTGGACAACTCGACTCCGTACTACCACCACAACTTCTTccaccacctctaccccaacGATCCGGTGGCCTCCGACACCTCCAGCTCGGTCTCCTCTCTGACTACACCGATGAACATGATGCCGGCGCCGGGGGAGTACTTCGTCTGGCCTCACCACACCTATTAA